One Thiocapsa bogorovii DNA segment encodes these proteins:
- the glgC gene encoding glucose-1-phosphate adenylyltransferase: MPQTNPRFVSRLTRNTLALILAGGRGSRLMHLTAWRSKPAVPFGGKFRIVDFPLSNCINSGIRRIGVLTQYKAHSLILHIQKGWGFLRGEFGEFVELWPAQQRVAETAWYAGTADAVFQNLDIIRDHNPDYILVLAGDHIYKMDYGAMIAYHVESGADMTVGCLEMDTDRAAEFGVMSVDTEGRVLQFAEKPKEPESIPGSPGKSLVSMGIYVFNRGFLFEQLIRDADTPRSSHDFGKDIIPAVIKHYRVMAHTFRDPRSGEQAYWRDVGTLDAFWEANLELIGVTPPLSLYDKSWPIWTYQEQLPPAKFVFDDEDRRGMAVDSMVSGGCIISGSTVRHSLLFSNVRVNSYAYVKDSVILPDVVIGRNCTIRNAVIDRYCQIDEGTVIGLDQEADRKAGFYVSEGGVTLVTPEMLGQDANHVR, translated from the coding sequence ATGCCCCAAACGAATCCCCGGTTCGTCAGCCGCCTGACTCGAAATACCCTGGCGCTGATCCTGGCCGGGGGACGGGGCTCTCGCCTGATGCACCTGACGGCGTGGAGATCCAAGCCAGCCGTGCCTTTCGGCGGAAAGTTCCGCATCGTGGATTTCCCGCTTTCAAACTGCATCAATTCGGGAATTCGGCGCATCGGCGTCTTGACGCAATACAAGGCGCATTCACTGATTCTGCATATCCAGAAAGGATGGGGGTTTTTGCGCGGCGAATTCGGCGAATTCGTGGAATTATGGCCTGCCCAACAACGCGTTGCGGAGACCGCCTGGTATGCGGGAACAGCGGACGCGGTATTCCAGAACCTCGATATCATTCGCGATCACAATCCGGACTATATCCTCGTGCTTGCCGGCGATCACATCTACAAGATGGATTACGGCGCCATGATCGCCTATCACGTCGAATCCGGCGCCGATATGACGGTCGGCTGCCTCGAGATGGATACCGATCGCGCCGCCGAGTTCGGAGTCATGTCGGTCGACACCGAGGGGCGAGTGCTGCAATTTGCCGAGAAACCGAAGGAGCCCGAATCCATCCCCGGATCGCCCGGCAAGAGCCTCGTTTCGATGGGCATCTATGTGTTCAATCGCGGCTTCCTATTCGAGCAGCTGATCAGGGATGCCGACACACCACGCTCGTCGCACGACTTCGGGAAGGACATCATTCCCGCCGTGATCAAACACTATCGCGTCATGGCCCATACCTTTCGCGACCCACGCAGCGGAGAGCAGGCCTATTGGCGGGACGTGGGTACACTCGACGCCTTTTGGGAGGCAAACCTCGAGCTGATCGGCGTCACGCCGCCCTTGAGCCTCTACGACAAGAGCTGGCCGATCTGGACCTATCAGGAGCAACTGCCGCCGGCGAAGTTCGTGTTCGACGACGAAGATCGACGCGGAATGGCGGTCGACTCCATGGTCTCGGGCGGCTGCATCATCTCCGGTTCTACGGTTCGACATTCGTTGTTGTTCTCGAACGTGCGCGTGAACTCCTACGCCTACGTGAAGGATTCGGTGATCCTGCCGGATGTCGTGATCGGCCGAAACTGCACGATCCGCAACGCCGTGATCGATCGCTATTGCCAGATCGACGAGGGAACCGTGATCGGACTCGACCAGGAAGCGGATCGTAAAGCGGGCTTCTACGTCAGCGAGGGCGGTGTCACCCTCGTCACCCCCGAGATGCTCGGGCAAGACGCCAACCACGTTCGTTGA
- a CDS encoding thiazole synthase, whose protein sequence is MPTETAATDRLTLAGRDYSSRLLVGTGKYKDMAETARAIEASGAEIVTVAVRRTNLGQTPGEPNILDILPPERYTILPNTAGCYDVETAVRTCRLARELLDGHNLVKLEVLGDEKTLFPDVIATLKAAEELVKDGFQVMVYTNDDPIVARQLEEIGCIAVMPLAAPIGSGLGIRNPLNIRTIVENAGVPILVDAGVGTASDAAVAMELGCDGVLMNTAIAAARDPVLMASAMRKGIEAGREAFLAGRMAPKRFASASSPIEGLFFQN, encoded by the coding sequence ATGCCCACCGAGACCGCCGCAACCGATCGCTTGACCCTTGCCGGACGCGACTACAGCTCCCGCCTCCTCGTCGGAACGGGAAAATACAAAGACATGGCCGAGACCGCACGGGCCATCGAGGCGAGCGGCGCCGAGATCGTCACGGTCGCGGTGCGGCGTACCAACCTCGGCCAGACCCCCGGCGAACCGAACATCCTCGATATCCTGCCGCCCGAGCGCTACACCATCCTGCCCAATACCGCAGGCTGCTACGATGTCGAGACCGCCGTGCGCACCTGCCGGCTGGCGCGCGAGCTTCTCGACGGGCATAACCTGGTCAAGCTCGAGGTCCTCGGCGACGAGAAGACCCTCTTCCCGGATGTGATCGCCACGCTCAAGGCGGCCGAGGAATTGGTCAAGGACGGCTTCCAGGTCATGGTCTACACGAACGACGACCCCATCGTCGCCCGGCAGCTCGAGGAGATCGGCTGCATCGCCGTCATGCCCCTCGCAGCACCGATCGGCTCGGGGCTCGGCATCCGCAACCCGCTCAACATCCGCACCATCGTCGAGAACGCCGGTGTTCCGATCTTGGTCGATGCGGGTGTCGGCACCGCGTCCGATGCGGCCGTGGCGATGGAGCTCGGCTGCGACGGCGTACTGATGAACACCGCGATCGCGGCGGCACGCGATCCCGTCCTGATGGCCAGTGCCATGCGCAAGGGGATCGAGGCCGGACGCGAGGCATTCCTCGCCGGGCGCATGGCGCCGAAGCGGTTCGCCTCGGCCTCGTCGCCGATCGAAGGGCTGTTCTTCCAGAACTAA
- a CDS encoding class I SAM-dependent methyltransferase encodes MSVPMPYLIVLLLLTASSWVFAETPAVDPEINAYYRDADYARWKSIFESPGREVFDRRGEILKVLEIRPGMRIADVGAGTGLYTMLFAEGVEPSGKVYAVDISKSFLEAIGQRAQEAGLDTVITVLNEQTSTELPPGSVDLVFMADTYHHFEYPRAMLDSIRAALMPGGILAIIDFRREPGVSNRWILGHVRAGREEVIREVEQAGFKLIDEPIRLRENYFVRFRKIDA; translated from the coding sequence ATGTCCGTGCCCATGCCCTACCTTATCGTTCTGCTGCTTCTCACCGCCTCCTCTTGGGTCTTCGCCGAGACCCCGGCGGTCGACCCGGAGATCAACGCCTACTACCGAGATGCCGATTACGCCCGCTGGAAGAGCATCTTCGAGAGCCCCGGTCGGGAGGTCTTCGATCGACGGGGCGAGATCCTCAAGGTGCTGGAGATCCGACCGGGCATGCGGATCGCCGATGTCGGGGCCGGAACAGGGCTCTATACGATGCTCTTTGCCGAGGGCGTCGAACCGAGCGGGAAGGTCTATGCCGTGGATATCTCGAAGAGTTTCCTGGAGGCGATCGGGCAGCGTGCCCAAGAGGCGGGTCTCGACACTGTCATCACGGTGCTGAACGAACAGACGAGCACGGAACTGCCGCCCGGGAGCGTGGATTTAGTGTTCATGGCCGACACCTATCATCACTTCGAGTACCCGCGGGCCATGCTCGACTCGATCCGCGCGGCACTGATGCCCGGCGGAATACTGGCGATCATCGATTTCAGACGCGAGCCGGGGGTCAGCAATCGCTGGATCCTCGGGCACGTGAGGGCAGGGCGGGAGGAGGTGATTCGGGAGGTCGAGCAGGCCGGTTTCAAGCTGATCGACGAGCCGATCAGGCTGCGCGAGAACTATTTCGTGCGTTTTCGAAAGATTGACGCCTGA
- a CDS encoding NnrU family protein: protein MAVLVLGLILFLGIHSVSIINSQWRTDLVARFGEIPWKAVYGLMALIGFYLIVSGYGAARLSPVIVYEPPVWMRHISLLLMVPVFPLLLAAYLPGRIQSATKHPMLLAVKIWATAHLLANGTLPDVLLFGTFLAWAVADRISLKRRTTPTVYGAPPNQVNDAIAIIGGIGLYFLFMFWLHKVLMGVAPIG from the coding sequence ATGGCAGTACTCGTCCTCGGTTTGATCCTGTTTCTCGGGATTCATTCGGTGTCCATCATCAACAGTCAGTGGCGGACCGACCTGGTCGCGCGATTCGGCGAGATCCCATGGAAAGCCGTCTATGGGCTCATGGCCCTGATCGGGTTTTATTTGATCGTTTCTGGATACGGGGCCGCTCGCCTGTCGCCCGTCATCGTTTACGAACCGCCGGTCTGGATGCGGCATATCAGCCTGTTGTTGATGGTGCCGGTCTTTCCGCTGCTGTTGGCTGCCTATCTTCCCGGTCGGATCCAGTCCGCGACCAAGCATCCGATGTTGCTCGCGGTGAAGATCTGGGCGACGGCCCATCTGCTGGCCAACGGAACGCTCCCCGACGTCCTGTTGTTCGGAACCTTCCTCGCCTGGGCGGTCGCCGACCGGATCTCGCTGAAGCGCCGCACAACCCCGACCGTCTACGGCGCGCCTCCCAACCAGGTGAACGACGCGATTGCGATCATCGGCGGCATCGGGCTCTATTTCCTCTTCATGTTCTGGCTGCACAAGGTCCTGATGGGCGTGGCACCGATCGGGTAA
- a CDS encoding ABC transporter ATP-binding protein encodes MSELRLDGIRSRTLGPLDLTIVAAELVFVSGPSGSGKSLLLRAVADLDPHDGEVWLGGEPRSRIAPSTWRRRVGLLPAEAFWWAETVGEHLPGIRSTHADVATPEPSPPPRLPSPLRPAILRLPKPFRRPPGRVANHPALPDPSTVTDWLSQLGFSPDVLGWSVTRLSTGERQRLALVRLLAQTPEALLLDEATANLDPSNGARVEAVVETYRKAQGAAVLWVSHDPEQRRRIGGRSLIIRNERLEPEA; translated from the coding sequence ATGTCCGAGCTCAGACTCGACGGGATCCGGTCGCGCACGCTCGGGCCGCTCGATCTCACGATCGTCGCGGCCGAGCTGGTCTTCGTGTCTGGTCCGTCCGGCTCCGGCAAGAGTCTCCTGCTGCGTGCCGTGGCCGACCTGGATCCGCATGATGGCGAGGTCTGGCTCGGCGGGGAGCCGCGCTCGCGCATCGCGCCCTCGACCTGGCGGCGGCGGGTCGGTCTTCTCCCTGCCGAGGCGTTCTGGTGGGCGGAGACCGTCGGCGAGCATCTGCCGGGCATCCGGAGCACGCACGCGGATGTGGCCACGCCGGAACCCTCTCCGCCGCCGCGGCTCCCCTCGCCGCTTCGTCCGGCGATCCTGCGGCTGCCCAAGCCCTTTCGCCGCCCGCCTGGGCGCGTCGCGAACCATCCTGCTTTGCCGGATCCCTCGACCGTCACCGATTGGCTGAGCCAACTCGGCTTCTCGCCCGACGTTCTCGGCTGGTCGGTCACGCGTCTCTCGACCGGCGAGCGTCAGCGGCTGGCGCTGGTGCGCCTGCTCGCACAGACACCCGAGGCGCTGCTGCTCGACGAGGCCACCGCAAACCTGGATCCGAGCAACGGAGCACGCGTGGAAGCCGTCGTCGAGACCTATCGCAAGGCGCAGGGTGCGGCCGTTCTCTGGGTCAGCCACGACCCGGAGCAACGCCGTCGGATCGGCGGACGCTCGCTGATCATCCGCAACGAGCGGCTGGAGCCCGAAGCGTGA
- a CDS encoding YaiI/YqxD family protein, which yields MEIWVDADACPNAVKEILFRASERLGVQVTLVANGPVSTPPSPLVGSVRVSAGFDVADNEILKRLNPGDLVVTADIPLAAEVIDGGGQALNPRGELYTKDNIRERLTMRDFMDTLRGSGINIGGPPAFGPRDRQAFANALDAFLARSKPRSA from the coding sequence GTGGAGATCTGGGTCGACGCCGACGCCTGTCCGAATGCCGTGAAGGAGATCCTCTTTCGCGCCTCGGAACGGCTCGGCGTTCAGGTCACGCTGGTGGCGAACGGGCCGGTGAGCACGCCGCCCTCGCCCTTGGTGGGTTCCGTGCGCGTCTCCGCCGGGTTCGACGTGGCCGACAACGAGATCCTGAAGCGACTCAACCCCGGTGACCTGGTCGTCACCGCGGACATCCCGCTCGCGGCGGAGGTCATCGACGGGGGCGGCCAAGCCCTAAATCCCCGCGGCGAGCTCTATACCAAGGACAATATCCGCGAGCGATTGACGATGCGCGACTTCATGGACACCCTGCGCGGCAGCGGTATCAACATCGGCGGGCCGCCCGCCTTCGGGCCGCGCGATCGGCAGGCGTTCGCGAACGCCTTGGATGCGTTTCTTGCCAGATCGAAACCGCGTTCGGCGTGA
- a CDS encoding ABC transporter permease: MTLIHLSPFDLGLASILVLLLAGMSWRLRLGIERRVLISAARSTVQLMLVGLVLKVLFAQTSLPLIGLMALVMLSVAGYEVMQRQKRRYRGVWGYGIGALSMFLSAFTVTLLALTVIIGVEPWYQPQYLIPLLGMLLGNTMSGTAIALDSLTRQAWDARGRIEARLLAGGTWDDAIEEVRRDALRSGLIPIINAMATAGLVSLPGMMTGQILAGSPPMEAAKYQLLIMFLIAAGTGLGAMAAVWIGSRRLFDDRQRLRLDRLAAANRSS, encoded by the coding sequence GTGACCCTCATCCATCTGAGCCCTTTCGATCTGGGACTGGCCTCCATCCTGGTCCTTTTGCTCGCCGGCATGTCTTGGCGACTGCGCCTCGGGATCGAGCGGCGAGTCCTGATCTCGGCCGCACGCAGCACGGTCCAGCTCATGCTCGTCGGGCTGGTGCTGAAGGTGCTCTTCGCCCAGACCAGTCTGCCGTTGATCGGACTGATGGCCCTTGTGATGCTCTCGGTCGCCGGATACGAAGTGATGCAGCGACAGAAGCGCCGGTACCGGGGCGTCTGGGGTTACGGGATCGGCGCACTCTCGATGTTCCTGTCGGCCTTCACCGTCACCCTACTCGCCCTAACGGTCATCATCGGGGTCGAGCCCTGGTATCAACCGCAGTATCTGATCCCGCTGCTCGGCATGCTGCTCGGCAACACCATGAGCGGCACCGCCATCGCGCTCGACAGCTTGACCCGCCAGGCCTGGGATGCACGGGGCCGCATCGAGGCTCGCCTGCTCGCCGGCGGTACCTGGGACGACGCCATCGAGGAGGTGCGTCGCGACGCCCTGCGCTCGGGTCTCATCCCCATCATCAACGCCATGGCCACCGCCGGCCTGGTCAGCCTCCCCGGCATGATGACCGGACAGATCCTCGCCGGCAGTCCGCCAATGGAAGCCGCCAAGTACCAGCTCCTCATCATGTTCCTCATCGCCGCCGGCACCGGACTCGGCGCGATGGCCGCCGTCTGGATCGGCTCGCGCCGTTTGTTCGACGACCGCCAACGGCTGCGCCTGGACCGGCTCGCCGCGGCGAATCGGTCGAGTTGA
- the glgB gene encoding 1,4-alpha-glucan branching protein GlgB, whose protein sequence is MATATQQVPKVPEPLQRIIEARHHDPFEVLGRHLEGDRAVVRAFLPGAESVTLVEASEPFARIEGTDLFLWEGSASKVPERYRIDWVDAAGEHHVHHDPYCFPPQLPDFDLHLFGEGRHWHAYRFLGSHLTDVDGVSGVQFAVWAPSAERVSVVGDFNQWDGRAHPMRVRGGTGVWELFIPGIGQGGFYKYEIRDRATNIHVKIDPYAQAFQERPQTAGFICPESRFRWADQGWLAARAESDWQHRPFSVYEVHLGSWQRGANGEFLNYRVLAKQLADYVTELGFTHIELLPITEHPLDASWGYQCTGYFAPSARFGSPDDFRFFVDYLHRRGIGVLLDWVPAHFPKDAYALARFDGTALYEHADPRMGEHKDWGTLIFNFGRNEVKNFLLSSALYWLDEFHLDGLRVDAVASMLYLDYSRNAGEWIPNKYGGNENLEAVDFIRQLNTVTHEQHPGTLMIAEESTAWPAVSRPTYLGGLGFSMKWNMGWMHDTLSYMQKDPIYRHYHHDLLTFGLLYAFTENFVLPFSHDEVVHGKKSMLDKMPGDAWQKFASLRLLYTFMFSYPGKKLLFQGCEFAHGAEWDFDEAMDWDLLERPQHEGIKQIVADLNRLYREQPALYEVDFDSSGFEWIDCHDSSQSVLSYLRKDLSGKQIVAAAFNFTPVPRTNYRIGVPEPGFYREALNSDAELYGGSNVGNQGGVEAEPVSWMGRPYSIPIALPPLAGLILVHEPAPDDAIESEADGSIADADDLPAASPVAAEAS, encoded by the coding sequence ATGGCAACCGCGACACAGCAAGTCCCCAAGGTTCCGGAACCCTTGCAGCGCATCATCGAGGCGCGTCACCACGACCCGTTCGAGGTCCTCGGCCGGCACCTCGAGGGCGATCGGGCAGTGGTCCGCGCGTTCCTGCCGGGCGCCGAATCGGTCACCTTGGTCGAGGCATCCGAGCCCTTCGCGCGGATCGAGGGAACGGATTTATTCCTTTGGGAAGGCTCGGCGTCCAAGGTTCCCGAGCGTTATCGCATCGACTGGGTCGATGCCGCCGGTGAACATCACGTCCATCACGATCCTTACTGCTTTCCTCCCCAGCTCCCGGATTTCGACCTCCACCTCTTCGGCGAGGGGCGTCACTGGCATGCCTATCGGTTTTTGGGCTCGCACCTGACCGATGTCGACGGCGTATCGGGCGTGCAGTTCGCGGTCTGGGCGCCGAGTGCCGAGCGCGTAAGCGTCGTCGGAGATTTCAACCAGTGGGACGGGCGCGCCCACCCGATGCGGGTGCGAGGCGGAACCGGCGTTTGGGAGTTGTTCATCCCCGGGATCGGGCAAGGCGGTTTCTACAAGTACGAGATCCGCGATCGCGCGACCAACATCCACGTCAAGATCGACCCCTACGCACAGGCCTTTCAGGAGCGCCCGCAGACTGCCGGTTTCATCTGTCCGGAAAGCCGGTTCCGTTGGGCCGATCAGGGTTGGCTGGCGGCTCGCGCGGAATCGGATTGGCAGCATCGGCCCTTTTCCGTTTACGAGGTCCATCTCGGATCATGGCAGCGAGGGGCGAATGGAGAGTTTCTCAACTACCGGGTTCTTGCTAAGCAGCTCGCCGATTATGTGACCGAGTTGGGCTTTACCCATATCGAGCTTCTTCCCATTACGGAACACCCCTTGGATGCCTCTTGGGGTTATCAATGCACCGGTTATTTCGCGCCGAGTGCCCGTTTCGGCTCGCCGGACGACTTCCGCTTCTTCGTCGATTACCTGCACCGTCGGGGCATCGGCGTGCTGCTGGACTGGGTGCCCGCGCATTTCCCGAAGGACGCTTATGCCCTGGCGCGTTTCGACGGTACAGCCCTTTACGAGCATGCCGATCCGCGGATGGGTGAACACAAGGATTGGGGAACCCTGATCTTCAATTTCGGCCGCAACGAGGTGAAGAACTTTCTGCTGTCGAGTGCGCTCTATTGGCTCGACGAGTTCCATCTCGACGGGTTGCGCGTGGACGCCGTCGCTTCCATGCTATATCTGGACTATTCGCGCAATGCCGGTGAATGGATCCCGAACAAATACGGCGGCAACGAGAATCTCGAAGCCGTGGATTTCATCCGCCAACTCAATACCGTGACTCATGAGCAGCACCCCGGCACCCTGATGATCGCAGAAGAGTCGACCGCGTGGCCTGCGGTCTCGCGTCCGACCTATCTCGGCGGTCTCGGCTTCAGCATGAAATGGAATATGGGTTGGATGCACGACACCCTGTCCTATATGCAGAAGGATCCGATCTATCGTCACTATCATCACGACCTGCTGACGTTCGGCCTTCTCTATGCTTTCACTGAAAACTTCGTGCTCCCCTTCTCGCACGACGAGGTCGTGCACGGAAAGAAGTCCATGCTGGACAAGATGCCTGGTGATGCCTGGCAGAAATTCGCCAGCCTGCGACTTCTCTACACCTTTATGTTCAGCTACCCGGGCAAGAAGTTGCTCTTCCAGGGCTGCGAGTTCGCACACGGTGCCGAATGGGACTTCGACGAGGCGATGGACTGGGATCTGCTCGAGCGTCCGCAGCACGAAGGCATCAAGCAGATCGTTGCGGACCTCAACCGGCTCTACCGGGAGCAACCCGCGCTGTATGAGGTCGACTTCGACAGCTCCGGGTTCGAGTGGATCGATTGTCACGACAGCTCGCAGTCCGTGCTCAGTTATCTGCGCAAGGACCTTTCCGGCAAGCAGATCGTGGCTGCCGCATTCAACTTCACTCCCGTACCGCGCACCAACTATCGCATCGGTGTACCCGAGCCCGGCTTCTATCGCGAGGCACTGAACTCGGACGCGGAGCTCTACGGCGGCAGCAATGTCGGTAACCAGGGCGGTGTCGAGGCCGAGCCGGTGAGCTGGATGGGACGCCCTTACTCCATCCCGATCGCCTTGCCTCCGCTCGCCGGGCTAATTCTGGTGCACGAGCCCGCGCCCGACGACGCGATCGAAAGCGAGGCCGACGGCTCGATCGCCGATGCCGACGACCTGCCGGCGGCGTCACCTGTTGCGGCGGAGGCGAGCTAG
- the trmB gene encoding tRNA (guanosine(46)-N7)-methyltransferase TrmB — MTAETTPKFLRPVRSFVLREGRLTSAQERAFPDLWPRYGVDWTPDVPIDLAGLFGNAHPVVLEIGFGNGDSLAEMAEQDPHSNWMGIEVHRPGVGHLLLEIERRGLANLRLIRHDAVEVLARGIAPGSLDRVQLFFPDPWPKRRHHKRRILTPELIGLLARAIRPGGVFHAATDWEPYADQMLEILETSSESFENLAGPGGFSPRPMSRPLTRFEQRGERLGHRVRDLMFRRR; from the coding sequence ATGACGGCCGAGACGACACCCAAATTCCTGCGACCCGTCCGGAGCTTCGTCCTGCGCGAGGGTCGTTTGACCTCCGCGCAGGAGCGCGCCTTTCCAGACCTCTGGCCGCGCTACGGGGTGGACTGGACGCCTGACGTGCCGATCGACCTCGCGGGGCTCTTTGGCAACGCGCACCCCGTTGTTCTTGAGATCGGGTTCGGCAACGGCGATTCGCTCGCCGAGATGGCCGAGCAGGATCCGCACAGCAATTGGATGGGAATCGAGGTCCATCGTCCCGGTGTCGGGCACTTGCTGCTCGAGATCGAGCGACGCGGGTTGGCCAATCTGAGGCTGATTCGGCACGACGCGGTCGAGGTGCTGGCCCGAGGCATCGCGCCCGGCAGCTTGGACCGCGTTCAGCTCTTCTTTCCCGACCCCTGGCCGAAACGACGTCATCACAAGCGTCGCATCTTGACGCCCGAATTGATCGGGCTCCTCGCGCGGGCGATCCGTCCGGGCGGCGTCTTTCACGCGGCGACCGATTGGGAGCCCTACGCCGATCAGATGCTCGAGATCCTGGAGACCTCCTCCGAGTCCTTCGAGAATCTCGCCGGGCCCGGCGGCTTCTCGCCCCGCCCGATGTCACGTCCGCTCACCCGCTTCGAGCAACGCGGCGAGCGCCTCGGTCATCGGGTCCGCGACCTGATGTTTCGCCGGCGCTGA
- a CDS encoding transposase yields MSNPIPHPQGEPETTALVPHAGPVAVDTFGGRVHVEWDAQAAVTPLGQLPFFTEFLRLGGRFDAWVESCPLKLTSPNAPSTRDVLGTAILAVLSGHQRYAHISALRGDTINAALLGMEAVVSEDSVRRNLGKLDEADGVAWLQNHLDACVAPVPGVPWILDTDVTVKPLYGHQKGALKGHNPHKPGRPSHTYHTYFVAGLRLILDVEVLAGNQTASKYSAPGLWELLARLPRAHWPLCIRGDRDWGTQANMARAEQEGIPYLFKLRMTSKVKHTVERLMRDAEWRDAGQGWQGAETTLRLSGWSRARRAVVLRRRIKADLAVVEQGDPEQLRLSFAEFTDQTILYEYAVLVTSLPHEILSVAQLYRDRADAENPFDELKNHWGWGGFTTRDIKRCRFMARITALTYNWWSLFVRLADPTRHTEAITSRPLLLSAPARLTRHGGQRRLTISHPHAEAGWVEATCREIAAFFNTPRRTAEQLSPLQRWYRMLSRALVKYLNGRQLQPPAVLPAPA; encoded by the coding sequence ATGAGCAATCCGATCCCTCACCCGCAGGGTGAACCCGAAACCACTGCGCTGGTGCCGCATGCCGGCCCGGTTGCGGTGGACACCTTTGGCGGCCGCGTCCACGTCGAGTGGGATGCGCAGGCGGCGGTCACCCCGCTGGGGCAGCTGCCGTTCTTCACCGAGTTTCTGCGCCTGGGCGGGCGCTTCGATGCCTGGGTCGAGAGCTGCCCGCTGAAGCTGACCAGCCCGAACGCCCCGAGCACGCGCGACGTGCTCGGTACCGCCATCCTGGCGGTGCTGTCCGGGCATCAGCGCTATGCCCACATCAGTGCCCTGCGCGGCGACACCATCAACGCCGCCCTGCTGGGCATGGAGGCGGTGGTCAGCGAGGACTCGGTGCGCCGCAACCTCGGCAAGCTCGATGAAGCCGACGGGGTGGCCTGGTTGCAGAACCATCTGGACGCCTGCGTGGCCCCGGTGCCGGGCGTGCCCTGGATTCTCGATACCGACGTGACGGTCAAGCCGCTCTACGGACATCAAAAGGGTGCGCTCAAGGGCCACAACCCGCACAAGCCGGGTCGGCCCTCGCACACCTACCACACCTATTTCGTCGCCGGTCTGCGTCTGATCCTGGACGTGGAGGTGCTGGCCGGCAATCAAACCGCGTCGAAATACAGCGCGCCGGGGCTGTGGGAGTTGCTCGCGCGCCTGCCGCGGGCGCACTGGCCGCTGTGCATTCGCGGCGACCGCGATTGGGGCACCCAAGCCAACATGGCACGGGCCGAGCAGGAGGGGATCCCCTATCTGTTCAAGCTGCGCATGACCTCCAAGGTCAAACACACCGTCGAGCGCCTGATGCGCGACGCCGAGTGGCGCGATGCCGGTCAAGGCTGGCAGGGGGCCGAGACGACCCTGCGTCTGTCGGGCTGGAGCCGTGCCCGGCGCGCCGTCGTGCTGCGCCGGCGCATCAAGGCCGACCTGGCCGTCGTCGAGCAGGGTGATCCCGAGCAGCTGCGCCTGAGCTTCGCCGAGTTCACCGACCAGACGATCCTCTACGAGTACGCCGTGCTGGTGACCTCGCTGCCCCATGAGATCCTGAGCGTGGCGCAACTCTATCGCGATCGCGCCGACGCGGAGAATCCCTTCGACGAGCTCAAGAACCATTGGGGCTGGGGCGGCTTCACCACCCGCGACATCAAGCGCTGCCGCTTCATGGCGCGCATCACCGCCTTGACCTACAACTGGTGGAGCCTGTTCGTGCGCCTGGCCGACCCGACTCGGCACACCGAGGCGATCACCAGCCGCCCGCTGCTGCTCAGCGCACCGGCACGACTGACCCGTCACGGCGGGCAGAGGCGCCTGACCATCAGCCATCCCCATGCCGAAGCCGGGTGGGTGGAGGCGACCTGCCGCGAGATCGCGGCCTTCTTCAACACCCCGCGCCGAACTGCGGAGCAGTTGAGTCCCCTGCAACGCTGGTACCGGATGCTCTCGCGTGCGCTGGTGAAGTACCTCAACGGCCGCCAATTGCAGCCGCCGGCGGTGTTACCGGCGCCGGCGTAG
- the thiS gene encoding sulfur carrier protein ThiS has protein sequence MQIILNGAATEVADAITMAELIEQLELGTRRLAVEVNAELVPRSRFPDHRLAPHDQVEIIHAVGGG, from the coding sequence ATGCAGATCATCCTAAACGGTGCCGCCACCGAGGTGGCCGACGCCATCACCATGGCCGAGCTGATCGAGCAACTCGAGCTCGGCACCCGCCGCCTGGCCGTCGAGGTCAACGCCGAGCTGGTGCCGCGCAGCCGCTTTCCCGACCACAGGCTCGCACCGCACGATCAGGTCGAGATCATCCACGCCGTCGGTGGCGGATGA